GCACTCGCATACGTTTTCTTCTGAATGGCCAACTCGGCATTGATATTCTGCAAAGTTGGATCGTTATATGGTAACGCTGACTGCCCTGGACTGAAGAAAATCGAATAATTCGCTTGATCACCAGTTGCAAAGATATTTAAATGCTGTGAGTTTGCAACCGGGTATGAAGCAGGCCACTTGGCATTTGGAATCTGGTTAAATACAGCTTGTTTCAGTGTTGCCAATCTCTGGTCATTTGACGTTGTACCACTCGAGGCCGCTGTTGCAGCTTTTTGCCCAGTCTGACTGGTAGTTGAAGCAGCAATCTGACTACTCGATTGCGCGGAACTTTGACTTGCGCTAGTCTTCCCATTAGACTTTTTTGCTGATGCTTTTTTGGCCTTATGACTCGTCTGGCTAGTCTTAACAGATTCTTTTTGGCTGGTACTGCTTTGTTTACTTTGCCCGCAACCCGCAGCAAAGACCAGCAGCAACACCGGTAGTACTAACAGCGTCTTCTTCATTTAAAACGCCTCCCCCTTAATGTAACTTAAGTATATGCTTTAATTATAAATAGTTCACTTAATTGACGCACCTACTGGCAGGGAGAGCCAAGTTATTAAGAAAATCGTTAAACATTTAAACGTATGCAAAAATCGGCTCCTGAATAACAAACTTGTCTTTCCGGAACCGATTCATTCGAATATGCTATTAGTTCCACCGCCATTGACCAACTTAAACACCGGATTTAAGCCATTATGACAAGTGCGTGATGTCCTGCTGAACCACCAAGTCATGCAACTTCTGACGTTCCGGTTCCGTGTCTTCCTCAAGTCCCTGCGAGGAAACCTTGTCAAATAAGACCTTAATGGTTTGTAGCAAAATACGGGCATCTAGAAAAATGCTGTAAGTCTTGATATACAGCAGATCAAACTTCAATTTACTGTGGTAGTCGGAAGCGTATTTGCCATAAACCTGCGCGTAACCAGTAATCCCGGCGCGAACATTATGACGCAGATAGTAATGCGGTTCCTGTTGGTTAAACTGATTGACGAAATACGGACGTTCTGGACGCGGCCCAACGATGGACATGTCACCTTTTAAAACATTGAAAATCTGAGGCAACTCATCCAGGCGAAACTTCCGCAAATACTTGCCAACCGGTGTAATCCGCGAATCATGCGCTTTAGCCAACACCGGACCAGATTTCGCTTCGGCAGTTGCCGACATCGTGCGAAACTTCAAGATCTTAAACTCTCTTTGATTCAAGGTGATCCGCGTCTGTTTATAAATCACCGGACCTGGTGAAGTTAATTTCACCAATAAGGCCGTGATCAACATAAACGGCGATGCAACGACTAACATTAATAGGGCAACGACAATGTCAAAAATCCGTTTAAGGACGGCGCTTTCGGGCTTAATGCGAAATTGCGTGATGCCCATGACACTTTCATCTTCGAAATTCATTAGATTTGGCCGTAACATCATCAAGTTATCAAACGTTGATGGTAACAAGATGGTCTTTTCTTTTTTAATGATGATATCGATGATTTCCCGCCGTTGTTCATCGGGTAAGCTCTTGGTAAGATAGAAAATATCCACCTTATCAATAATCTTTTTGGCGTTCTCAACAAAGTGATCTGAGATAACGTAGGTTACTTTATGTTTGTTGTTCTTAGCAGAATGGAAGTTCTCCAAAACAGCAGGTAATTCATGTTCATACGAAAGCACGGCCACCTTGTAGTTACTCGTAAAGTGGATGTACATGTAATATATGAAAACGCGCCAAATACCAAGAATCAGAATACTAAGCACAAACGAATATGCAAGCACCAGTCTTGGAAATGCAAAGAACCGTCCCATGAACGTGATCATGGTTAATCCCAATATGGTAATCGTCTGGGCCAATACCGTATTGAAAATAATGTCACTGATTCGCCGATTATAGTAAACGTAGACGCCTAAGAAAAAGTTAACGAACAGAAAGAGCAGCGAAATGTAAATGGCTGAACCTTCATACATCTTAAAGTTCCATTCGGGAATCTCCGCACCAAACCGCCAGTAAAAGGCGAGCAATATACTTAAATTAAAAAGACCGACATCGCCGATCATCGTCAACAGTCGTTTAAGACCGTTCCATTCGGCACTTTGTTTCATACAGCAACCCTCTCAGTAAATATCTTTGGTTGAAAACAGCTCACTCATTATAGCATATGTTCGGTATTTGTCTGCTGCCACGAACAACTACTGGCAAGGCACTTGCGCCGAAACTAACGGGACAACATCATCGTTGATAAGGAATGCCATCTCGTTCAGCGCTTTTAATCCCACGCCGCGCAGAAATATCCGCCCACAAATAGGGAAACAGCACTTTGAAGAGATGCTTTAGCCGACCACGTAAGCCGACATTGGCGCTTCCCCATGAGTTATCGAAGAGATGTTCCATGTAGTTAGCATTTTGATTCCGACTTGCATATGTAAAATAGTCGCGTGGATAAACCACGATTCCCGGTTCCAACTCTTGACGCTGCCCATTCATTCGAAAATCAGGATAAAGTCGCATCAGGATTTTTGTCACAACCGGATTACTGGTCATCCTCTGCATATCATCCTGCAACTCAGGAAATTTCCGCCCAGCATAGACATCCAGGATTTCGGCTAACAGCGGCGTTTTGGCTTCGGCGCCGATAAACGATGTCAAAATACTATTATCGTATTGAAAACCCCAAACCATCTTATGGTTCAAAAATGGTTCAAGATCCTTCTTGATAATCATATCGGTGTCAAGATAAAATCCACCATACTGATACAAGACCGCGTACCGCAATTCGTCTGCAGCATAACCGAGCTTACCCGCTTGGTACATTTTTTCAGAAAATGCATATTTTTTCAAATCAAAGTTTTTGTCGTTCCAGAACTTGAATTCCCAGTCCGGCAGCTTCTCTTTCCACTCCTGAACCCGATCCTCGATAAACAATGGCGGTGTGCTGCCAAACCAGGCATAATGAATAATCTTAGGTATCATAGGCTTCCCCCTCTTTAAATGTCAGCGTTTGTCGGTAATACCCATCAGTGAATAATGCAAAAAGTAATATAAACTTTTAAAAATATTGAGATGTTCATGCTGCCGATAAATCGTCCATGTCCACTGAGCCGCCTGCAATTTGTTTGAACTCAGCGATGTCTGATGCTTCCGATATTGAGCCAAGATTCGGTCAGACGCAAGGTAGGCAAGCGTTCCGCCACGGGCAATCGACAACCAGCAAGCGTAATCTTCATGATTTATTTTAGAAAATGGATACTTTTGGGCAATTTCCCGAGTCAACATGACCGTCAATAATCCGATCCGATTGCCTTTTAGCATTTCGTGGTAATCCAGACGGGCTTCAGAAATCTTACGCTCGCCGATTTTAGTGCCATGATCGTCCACCACATCGTACGAGCAATAAGAGAAGGCTGCTTGATGCTGCTGCATAAATGCGACCTGAAGCTTTAATTTATCGGGAAGCCACAAATCATCGCTGTCCAAAAAAGCAACGTACTGCCCCTCAGCATTTGCCACACCAACGTTGCGGGCATTGGCAACACCCTGATTGTCATCGAGGTGAACAAACCGGATTCGACTGTCGCTAGCGGCCAACTGTTGACCGACTTCCGCTGTCTGATCAGTCGAATCATCGTCAATAATGAGCAATTCAAAATCTTTAAAAGTCTGGTCTAAAACTGACTGCACGGTCTTCGGAAGATACGCTGCAGCATTGTAAGCTGGCATCACAACGGAAACTACTGGTGTCTTAACCAAAATATCTCTCCTACAAGCATAAATTAAAGCAAACAACACGAAAAATGACCAGCCATCCGTTACGCGATGACCGATCAATCTTACTATTGAACCGACGCCACATACTTCGCCAGCCCTTCAGCAAGCGGCGTATGGGTCATGAAATCAAACTGATCTAGCTTAGCTGTTTGGGCATACGAATCGCGAATGTCACCTAAACGTGGCGCCTTGTGGGTGGCGTGGAGCGTTTTGCCGGTGAGCTTTTCGAGTTCCTTAGCCACTTGATTTAAGCTTGTTTGCTTGCCGTTTGCCACATTGAAGACATCATCGCGCGCGCTTGGCGTCTCTAACAAGCCGCGAATGGCATGCACCACATCGCCGACATAGATGAAGTCGCGTGTTTGTTCACCGTCACCGAAGAACGTGAAGGGTTTGTCCTCCTTCAAGGCGTCCATCATAATCGACAGAACACCGCTGTATGGCGATTTTGGATTTTGCTTTGGCCCGTAAACATTGAAAAAGCGGGTGCAGACCATTGGCATATCGTATAGGCGCCCGTAATTTAAGACCGCGCGTTCGGTCGCAAACTTGTCGACCGCATATTGGGTCAGCGGTTTGACCGCCATGTCCTCTTTCTTTGGCAGTTCAGGCGAATCGCCATAAACAGCGGCTGAACTGGCAAAGAAAAGTTTCTTGTAGGCGATCTTTTGTGTCCGCAAGGTTTCAATGATATTTAAATTGGCTTCCTGGTTAACCTGGTGGGTTGCGTATGGCCGTTCAACGGAATCGGCAACACTGGCAATGGCTGCCAACAGCACGATGTAATCGAACTGGCCTTCCATCAGAAGTTGGGACATGAAGGCATGATCGGTGATGCTATGTTCATAGAATGTAATCCGGCTGGAATCAGGAATATTGGTTCGCAAGCCCATCGATAAATCATCGACAATGGTGATCGTATTATCAGGATCCGTTAACAACAGCTCGGTTAAATTGGATCCGATAAACCCGGCGCCACCGGTCACTAAGTAACTACTCAAGATAATTTCCTCCGTCTTGCTGGTTTTATTTCTCTCCTATGGTATCACAGCCGCGCCCCAACCACCGCAGCTTATACCAAATGTTAGGAAAATGATAAGAACTGTTCCAAATGGCACCCTGCTTGCCAATACCGCACACGCAACATTGAATCCGTCCCCATATACTAAATCGACTCTGGCAGCACACATTGATGTGCTGTCAGAGTCGATTTTGGTGATGTTCACCTGCTTAAAAACCTAGTTCGACTGCACCAATCGCCGATCCAACCAGCGACTTGCCAACGACAAGGCATAGTTGACAACAAAATACATCACAGCTAACGCAACAAACATTGGAATCATGTAGTTAATGTTCTGCCCATATATGATTTGCGCATGGTACGTCGCTTCTGGCAACAGGATAATTGTAGCCAGTGAGGTGTCTTTGACCAGTGAGATAAACTGGCTGACAATCGGCGGAATCATTTTCTTCAGCGCCTGGGGCATGATGATGTAGCGCATGGCCTGATAAAACGTTAAGCCATTGCTGCGGGCTGCTTCCATTTGCCCGCGCGGGACGGCGTTGATGCCTGACCGGACGATTTCGGCCAACATCGCCGATTCGAAAATGCTCATTGCCACAATGGCCGCAATGATGACGTTCAGGCGAATGCCGATTTCCGGCAGCGCAAAGTACGTGAAGAACAAGATCAGTAGTAGCGGCAAGTTCCGAATCACATCAATAACAAAGCCGACAATCGCGGAAAAATATTTAATGTTCACATAACGCGCTAAGCCTAAAATCACCCCGAGAACGAAGCTGAAGAAGATGGAAGCGATAGAAACTTCCAAGGTCACGCCTAATCCCTGAAGCAGGTAGCGTAAGTTGATCCAAGAATACGCGTCGATAAAATTATGCATCAGTCCTGCTCCTTTCTATGCGATGACCCACTTTTTCTCAAGATAACGCATCAGATAACTTAGCGGCATGGTCAAGATGAGATAAAGGATCCCGACGATCAGGTAAGTATCGAACGTCGAAAAGGTCGTTGCCGCAATGAGTTTGCCTTGATACATCAGATCGAAGCCGGCAACGAAGGCCAGAACCGAACTGTTCTTCACCAAGTTAATAAACTGATTGCCCAGCGGCGGGATGACTATTTTGAATGCCTGCGGAAAAATGATCTGCGTCATCGCTTGCGTATAGCTCATCCCGATACTGCGGGCGCCTTCCATTTGACCGCTGGGAACGGCTTCAATCCCTGCGCGCACGGTTTCAGCGATAAACGCACTCGTATAGATCAACAGGCCAATCGTTCCGGCGGTGAAACCATCGATTTTGACGATAAACTGCGGCACAATCACGTAGAAAGCTAACGTGATGACCAGCAACGGAATGTTCCGCACCACCTCGACATAAATTCGGCCGATGATACGCAGCGCCTTGAACGGGGAAATTTCCATCAACGCAAACAAGGTGCCGATGATCAGACTGCCGATCAACGCAAGAATACTGGCTGCCAAGGTATAGCCAAGTCCGGAAAGAAAGGTGTTCCAGTTATTGGTAAGAATCGACCACATAATCACTCCACCTCCTTAAGATTGAACCCGGGCACATCGCCAAACCATTTTTTAATTAGCTTGGCATAAGTACCGTTTTGCTTGAGTTGTTTGATCGCCTTGTTGACTGCCTTGACAAACGGCCGCTGCCCTTTGTTAATGGCAATCCCATAAGGCTCCTTGGTAAAGGTGCCACCGGTGACAATGTAACGGTTGTCCTGTTCAGACATCCCGTACAAAATCCCGTTATCAGTAGTAAGCGCATCCCCTTGCCCGGACTTTAAAGCCGTAAACGCCTGCGCGTAATCTGCCAGCTGAAGCACGGTTGTCTCAGGGGCAGCCTTTTTAACGTTGTCGACAGAGTTGGAACCCTGCACACCAATGACCTTTGTCCCTTTCTTCAGGTCCTTCACGGTTTTAATGGGACTGCCTTTTTTAACCAAAAGACTCTGACCGGCATTAAAATAAACATCGGAAAAATCCAGAATCTTCTGACGCTCTGGAGTAATCGTCATGGTGGCGATCACCGCGTCAACGTTGCCGCCTTTGAGCATCGGTACCCGCGTGTCACTGGTCACTTGAACCAGCTGAGCGTTCCCTTTCTTGCCTAAAATCTGTTTGGTCACGGCTTTGGCCATGTCAACGTCAAAGCCTTCGATTTTATCGGTTTTAATATTCATCAAACCAAAAAGTCGGGTGTCAGCTTTAACGCCCCACACAATAGTATTGGTCGCCTTAGCATGGCTCAAAATATCCCGATCCGCGACACTTTTCCCGCAACTGCTAAGCAGTATCATCAGTAGCAACAACACCAGCGGCAGGAGCATGCGTTTCCACATCTTTTTCATTTAACACACCTGCTTTCATAAAGTATCCCATCCGTAACTGGTCTTGTTGGGCTAATGATTGATGATCTTACTGATGAATTCCTTGGCCCGCGGTTCTTGCGGATCATCGAAGAATTGGTTGACATCGCTGGAGTCGACCAGAATCTGGCCATCATCCATGAAAACAATCCGGTTGCCGACATGGCGGGCAAAGCCCATTTCATGGGTGACTACAACCATTGTCATCCCTTGCTCGGCGATTTTTTGCATAACATCCAGCACATCACCGATCATTTCCGGATCCAGCGCACTGGTCGGTTCGTCGAACAAAATGGCTTTCGGCTTCATGGCAAGACTACGGGCAATGGCAACCCGCTGCTGCTGCCCACCGGATAACTCGCCGGGAAAACTGTCCGCCTTGCTTTCCAGCCCGACCATCTTAAGCAAGTCACGGGCTTCCTGCTCCACTTCGGCTTTATCACGCTTGAGCACGAGATCCGGTCCCAGCGTGACATTTTGCAACACATTCTTGTTGGCATACAGGTTAAAATGTTGGAAAACCATACCGACATTTTTACGGATGCGGTTCATATCGGTTTTCTTGTCGGCTAAATCAAAGTCATTAACAATCAGCTGGCCGGACGTGATCCGCTCAAGCCCATTGATGCAGCGCAACAAGGTGCTTTTACCAGACCCTGAAGGCCCGATTATCGTGACCACCTCGCCGCGATCGACTGTTAGATTAATATTTTTTAATGCTTGGAATTTGCCAAAATACTTGTTAACGTCATGAAATTCAATCATTGACATTTTGGAGGACCTCCTTGGGTTCACTAGCTATTATCATGTATTTTACATAGAAAACTAATGATGCGCAAATATTTCTTTTAAAAATTGAGCATTTATTCGGTGGAAAAAACGAAAAATGCCGGTTTTTGGGACTTTTGCGGATGGGACCGCGATGTGGGAATTTGGTGTGCAGATATTGCAGAAACGGATGGCCTGTTTCTCGGCATGACGAAAAGGCTTTCGCACGCAAACTAATATTTTATCTGTAATCACAAACAAAGCCAAGCAAAAAGCCGCGGCATTTCACCTTGACTGCTTGTCAATGTGAAATGTCGTGACTTGCTGACACTATTTTCGTATGAAAAGTGACACCGTGTCACTTCTTATTTCTGATGCCTTCTACTTTCCCGGGTTAGAAATTGCTCGGACGCTTGTTGCTCCAGCTTGGTCGTCGCATCGTCATCAAGGGCGTGGCGTCCTTCTCTGGTCTCCTGTGGCGCTTCTGGCTGGCGACCCTCCACTGGATGCGTGTCAGTGTCTACCTTTTCTTGAGACGCAGCTGGCGACTTATCCTGATACGCCAGCTGCACTGTCAGGCTGTATGGCTGCGATTCTTTACGCAACCCACTGCGACCCAATAACTTCTGCTCGCCGCCAATCAGAAAGACGTTGGCGGCCACTAGATGATAGTCCTGCGCCGCTTTTTCAACCGGCAACAAGCCCACCCGCTCAACAGTTGCGATGGGTTTGGCCGTCAGCGCATTTAAGCCACCGGTAATAATCAGCTGATCGTTGACATGTTGCAAATCAAAAAACGGCAACGGATAGGGTGCGCCAATAGCGAGAACCGGTTGCTGCGTCTCCTGCGCAACCCGTTCAATCGCTTTGTCGTCCAAGCCCTGATAATTCAAGCTCAAAACGCCTTGCTTAACCAAACTGGCAACCAACGCATCAAGATTCGCTTGTTGGTCATCGGTTAACGCAACATCCGCTGTCAGCAGTTGTTCTTGGGAAAAAACACCGTTAGCTGGTGCAGCTCCCAATTGCGTTTTCAGCTCATTTTCAATAGCCGTTTTCTTTGCACCATTGCTGCCCAGCCATTTTTCAACGGTTGGCGAAATATCAAATCGGGTTGTCTTGTTCGTGAAGTAATACAGGAAGTTCAACCCAATAAAATACAAAAAGACAACAAACGCCAGCAGGAACAACGCCCCGCGGATCCGAAAATCCGGATAACGCAGGTTTTCAATCGCAACATAGAGCAAGTAAAAATTAGCGAAAAATGCCACCCACGTGAAGGCCTTGCCTTTGGGTTTATCAGCAATGTTAAAGTAGCCCAGCACGCGGTTGATAATATCAATAACAGTTAACATGATTTCATCCTTTCCGCGGCTTATTGGCCATTCGTGCCGGTTGTGTCGGTTCCTTGATCAGTACTTGTCTGGTTCTGA
Above is a window of Lacticaseibacillus casei DSM 20011 = JCM 1134 = ATCC 393 DNA encoding:
- a CDS encoding sugar transferase, which produces MKQSAEWNGLKRLLTMIGDVGLFNLSILLAFYWRFGAEIPEWNFKMYEGSAIYISLLFLFVNFFLGVYVYYNRRISDIIFNTVLAQTITILGLTMITFMGRFFAFPRLVLAYSFVLSILILGIWRVFIYYMYIHFTSNYKVAVLSYEHELPAVLENFHSAKNNKHKVTYVISDHFVENAKKIIDKVDIFYLTKSLPDEQRREIIDIIIKKEKTILLPSTFDNLMMLRPNLMNFEDESVMGITQFRIKPESAVLKRIFDIVVALLMLVVASPFMLITALLVKLTSPGPVIYKQTRITLNQREFKILKFRTMSATAEAKSGPVLAKAHDSRITPVGKYLRKFRLDELPQIFNVLKGDMSIVGPRPERPYFVNQFNQQEPHYYLRHNVRAGITGYAQVYGKYASDYHSKLKFDLLYIKTYSIFLDARILLQTIKVLFDKVSSQGLEEDTEPERQKLHDLVVQQDITHLS
- a CDS encoding glycosyltransferase family 32 protein, which translates into the protein MIPKIIHYAWFGSTPPLFIEDRVQEWKEKLPDWEFKFWNDKNFDLKKYAFSEKMYQAGKLGYAADELRYAVLYQYGGFYLDTDMIIKKDLEPFLNHKMVWGFQYDNSILTSFIGAEAKTPLLAEILDVYAGRKFPELQDDMQRMTSNPVVTKILMRLYPDFRMNGQRQELEPGIVVYPRDYFTYASRNQNANYMEHLFDNSWGSANVGLRGRLKHLFKVLFPYLWADISARRGIKSAERDGIPYQR
- a CDS encoding glycosyltransferase family 2 protein encodes the protein MVKTPVVSVVMPAYNAAAYLPKTVQSVLDQTFKDFELLIIDDDSTDQTAEVGQQLAASDSRIRFVHLDDNQGVANARNVGVANAEGQYVAFLDSDDLWLPDKLKLQVAFMQQHQAAFSYCSYDVVDDHGTKIGERKISEARLDYHEMLKGNRIGLLTVMLTREIAQKYPFSKINHEDYACWLSIARGGTLAYLASDRILAQYRKHQTSLSSNKLQAAQWTWTIYRQHEHLNIFKSLYYFLHYSLMGITDKR
- a CDS encoding NAD-dependent epimerase/dehydratase family protein, producing MSSYLVTGGAGFIGSNLTELLLTDPDNTITIVDDLSMGLRTNIPDSSRITFYEHSITDHAFMSQLLMEGQFDYIVLLAAIASVADSVERPYATHQVNQEANLNIIETLRTQKIAYKKLFFASSAAVYGDSPELPKKEDMAVKPLTQYAVDKFATERAVLNYGRLYDMPMVCTRFFNVYGPKQNPKSPYSGVLSIMMDALKEDKPFTFFGDGEQTRDFIYVGDVVHAIRGLLETPSARDDVFNVANGKQTSLNQVAKELEKLTGKTLHATHKAPRLGDIRDSYAQTAKLDQFDFMTHTPLAEGLAKYVASVQ
- a CDS encoding amino acid ABC transporter permease gives rise to the protein MHNFIDAYSWINLRYLLQGLGVTLEVSIASIFFSFVLGVILGLARYVNIKYFSAIVGFVIDVIRNLPLLLILFFTYFALPEIGIRLNVIIAAIVAMSIFESAMLAEIVRSGINAVPRGQMEAARSNGLTFYQAMRYIIMPQALKKMIPPIVSQFISLVKDTSLATIILLPEATYHAQIIYGQNINYMIPMFVALAVMYFVVNYALSLASRWLDRRLVQSN
- a CDS encoding amino acid ABC transporter permease — encoded protein: MWSILTNNWNTFLSGLGYTLAASILALIGSLIIGTLFALMEISPFKALRIIGRIYVEVVRNIPLLVITLAFYVIVPQFIVKIDGFTAGTIGLLIYTSAFIAETVRAGIEAVPSGQMEGARSIGMSYTQAMTQIIFPQAFKIVIPPLGNQFINLVKNSSVLAFVAGFDLMYQGKLIAATTFSTFDTYLIVGILYLILTMPLSYLMRYLEKKWVIA
- a CDS encoding glutamate ABC transporter substrate-binding protein, producing the protein MKKMWKRMLLPLVLLLLMILLSSCGKSVADRDILSHAKATNTIVWGVKADTRLFGLMNIKTDKIEGFDVDMAKAVTKQILGKKGNAQLVQVTSDTRVPMLKGGNVDAVIATMTITPERQKILDFSDVYFNAGQSLLVKKGSPIKTVKDLKKGTKVIGVQGSNSVDNVKKAAPETTVLQLADYAQAFTALKSGQGDALTTDNGILYGMSEQDNRYIVTGGTFTKEPYGIAINKGQRPFVKAVNKAIKQLKQNGTYAKLIKKWFGDVPGFNLKEVE
- a CDS encoding amino acid ABC transporter ATP-binding protein, encoding MSMIEFHDVNKYFGKFQALKNINLTVDRGEVVTIIGPSGSGKSTLLRCINGLERITSGQLIVNDFDLADKKTDMNRIRKNVGMVFQHFNLYANKNVLQNVTLGPDLVLKRDKAEVEQEARDLLKMVGLESKADSFPGELSGGQQQRVAIARSLAMKPKAILFDEPTSALDPEMIGDVLDVMQKIAEQGMTMVVVTHEMGFARHVGNRIVFMDDGQILVDSSDVNQFFDDPQEPRAKEFISKIINH
- a CDS encoding DUF6681 family protein, which encodes MLTVIDIINRVLGYFNIADKPKGKAFTWVAFFANFYLLYVAIENLRYPDFRIRGALFLLAFVVFLYFIGLNFLYYFTNKTTRFDISPTVEKWLGSNGAKKTAIENELKTQLGAAPANGVFSQEQLLTADVALTDDQQANLDALVASLVKQGVLSLNYQGLDDKAIERVAQETQQPVLAIGAPYPLPFFDLQHVNDQLIITGGLNALTAKPIATVERVGLLPVEKAAQDYHLVAANVFLIGGEQKLLGRSGLRKESQPYSLTVQLAYQDKSPAASQEKVDTDTHPVEGRQPEAPQETREGRHALDDDATTKLEQQASEQFLTRESRRHQK